One segment of Podospora pseudopauciseta strain CBS 411.78 chromosome 5 map unlocalized CBS411.78m_5.2, whole genome shotgun sequence DNA contains the following:
- a CDS encoding uncharacterized protein (EggNog:ENOG503PWTS): MDQREKAPFLASSRDMEEAAQHADSTQPQQQHRRDLRSTVRILGATTCLLVFLLHILLQVPLTTTSTTTLQPHHHHASNPPRSITHPTIKKRIPGEHVVLADCRDRKNVVSSQMAYYVGDPGPIPGDVAIVETPPGQTALWINTETSALFYNSNVTFTAWLGPKVGDGQFAGTGDNGYGNFTCWQRFKFDLYRYNNDTICSGVYACNHDAMPAVLPTPGAGSSPGAGAGAAPEAAPSGGLSQGAMIGIIVAVVGSVLFGIAMGVFWWYWRRTRQRQQQQQQQGDESPEPKTENNEASLPPPTYASAVLPQSPAAAPKFELAPGTLYEMDGQWYRVEMATDTSRYEMDAQSVKKGGGVASEEVENEEGESPTSSAEGSSLSAMTRGDTVSSVNSPVLTPVNAEGRVVSPPVAGMPVPVLVPIPGPGADDHAESQAHVKTGSG, encoded by the exons ATGGACCAACGAGAGAAAGCTcccttcttggccagctccaGGGACATGGAGGAAGCAGCACAACATGCTGACTCCACCCagccgcaacaacaacaccgccgTGACCTAAGGAGCACCGTTCGCATCCTAGGAGCAACAACCtgcctcctcgtcttcctcctccacatcctcctccaagttccgctaaccaccaccagcaccaccaccctccagccccatcaccaccatgcctccaaccccccccgatccatcacccaccccaccatcaaaaaGCGCATCCCGGGCGAACACGTCGTCCTAGCCGACTGTCGCGACCGCAAAAACGTCGTCTCCTCCCAGATGGCCTACTACGTCGGCGACCCCGGCCCCATCCCCGGCGACGTCGCTATAGTGGAGACACCCCCCGGTCAAACCGCCCTCTGGATCAACACCGAGACCTCTGCCCTCTTCTACAACAGCAACGTTACCTTCACCGCCTGGCTCGGCCCCAAGGTAGGCGACGGGCAGTTTGCCGGGACGGGTGACAACGGCTACGGGAATTTTACTTGTTGGCAGAGGTTCAAGTTTGATCTGTATCGCTACAACAATGATACGATTTGCTCGGGGGTGTATGCTTGTAATCATGATGCTATGCCTG CGGTGTTGCCTACTCCCGGGGCGGGTTCGAGTCCGGGGGCGGGGGCCGGGGCGGCTCCAGAGGCGGCCCCAAGCGGCGGTCTCTCACAGGGAGCAATGATAGGGATCATTGTCGCCGTTGTCGGGTCAGTGCTTTTTGGGATTGCGATGGGGGTTTTCTGGTGGTACTGGCGGCGGACAAGacagcggcagcaacaacaacaacaacaaggggACGAGTCACCTGAGCCAAAGACGGAGAATAATGAAGCGTCACTTCCGCCGCCGACATATGCCTCGGCTGTTTTGCCTCAGTCGCCAGCTGCTGCGCCCAAGTTTGAGCTTGCGCCGGGGACGCTGTATGAGATGGATGGGCAGTGGTACCGCGTGGAAATGGCGACTGATACTTCGAGGTATGAGATGGATGCGCAGAGTGTCaagaaagggggtggggttgcgagtgaggaggtggaaaatgaggagggggagagtcCGACTAGTTCTGCAGAGGGGAGTAGTCTGTCAGCGATGACGAGGGGTGATACTGTAAGTTCTGTCAACTCGCCGGTTTTGACGCCGGTGAATGCCGAAGGGAGGGTTGTGTCGCCGCCTGTGGCCGGAatgccggtgccggtgttGGTTCCTATTCCTGGGCCTGGGGCAGATGATCATGCTGAGAGTCAGGCTCATGTAAAGACCGGTTCTGGTTGA
- a CDS encoding uncharacterized protein (COG:M; EggNog:ENOG503PES6): MSTPFGPKEVVLIMSLCRIHCPAEISACYMQLCQGFDSNMAGYTVFHALVGTFLNCFDIHQLAWQESEWPQAKYMLHLVVKRNNLGLLPSTVAAQQGNMNLCLQLTELKAETAKRASNAALKAPEKRLEASAHKKFEFMFKMLTSGNSDHLVIPLTHMQTALIDAAQLGYRNIVRKLLEIGVPVSIRVRRNETALHIFAHAGDVSIIKLLLERGAEVDAKDRVGTRLCAGLFGLGGLIQPGVAIEGGQGQRTGQVAQNSPLWSRGRRLC; this comes from the exons ATGTCCACCCCGTTCGGGCCCAAGGAGGTCGTCTTGATCATGTCCTTATGCAGGATCCACTGCCCTGCCGAGATCTCAGCCTGCTACATGCAGCTGTGTCAGGGGTTTGACAGCAACATGGCTGGCTATACAGTCTTTCACGCGCTTGTGGGGACATTTCTAAACTGTTTCGATATCCACCAGCTTGCATGGCAGGAGTCCGAGTGGCCGCAGGCAAAGTACATGCTGCACTTGGTGGTCAAAAGGAACAACCTTGGACTTTTGCCGAGCACGGTGGCCGCGCAACAAGGAAATATGAATCTATGCCTGCAACTGACAGAACTCAA GGCAGAGACGGCAAAGAGAGCGTCGAATGCTGCCCTGAAGGCTCCGGAGAAGCGCTTGGAGGCTTCGGCGCACAAGAAGTTTGAGTTCATGTTCAAGATGCTCACCTCGGGGAACTCTGACCATCTCGTGATCCCCCTCACACACATGCAGACAGCGTTGATCGACGCGGCGCAGCTGGGCTATCGGAACATTGTGCGCAAGCTGCTGGAGATTGGCGTGCCTGTTTCCATCAGGGTTCGCCGCAACGAGACGGCGTTGCATATCTTTGCACACGCAGGAGATGTGTCCATCATTAAGCTCCTCCTTGAACGCGGTGCCGAGGTCGATGCTAAGGACCGGGTGGGAACACGCCTTTGCGCTGGGCTTTTTGGGCTGGGAGGTTTGATACAGCCAGGAGTTGCTATTGAAGGGGGCCAAGGTCAACGCACAGGACAAGTCGCCCAGAATAGCCCTCTTTGGAGCCGCGGGAGGAGGTTATGCTGA
- a CDS encoding uncharacterized protein (EggNog:ENOG503NZM6; CAZy:AA3; COG:E), producing the protein MRYRLLSALIISAVAVVEAAPATATAEYDYIVVGSGPGGGPLAADLARAGYSTLLIEAGGDEGDNPTYAEIAWFNEAANDEATRWDFWVKHYDDPEEDRKFKHTTWDTGDGTFYVGLDPPEGAKYLGIQYPRAAVLGGCAMHNAAVCTLPADDDWNIIVNKTGDASWSASNMRKYLKKIERNQYLPPGDPNRGYDGWLATSVGPTDWARNSSNPATTILKKLAALTGQDETRAADLLGTDILTEIPNLDETSSLYNLAQHADSTGKRNSPNNYVRATLADPAKYPLTLKLHTLVTRVLFDESTVGVPGVTPRAIGVEIMQGQSLYKADPKHNGQTAPKSQILAAREVIISGGAFNSPQLLKLSGIGPRDELAKFNIPLVKHLPGVGENLGDNYEGSLLAMGQTPVNSGLITAVFRTPNAPDARRNIFTWCGAFSFEGFWPGFPTWHGAEQYTCALVHMQPKSQAGSVTLRSADPQDVPEINFRFFKNQGDQDLEELVAGANILREAINSVPEPVAPFVERHPCEGDRRESGDCGEEVQKEYFKSQAYSHHATSTCAIGGEDEEMAVLDSKFRVHGVRGLRVVDASAFPVVPGAFPSCPTMMISVKAAEDIVAERKAEEGAAARM; encoded by the coding sequence ATGCGTTACCGTTTGTTATCCGCCTTGATCATCTCGGCAGTCGCCGTGGTAGAGGCTGCCCCGGCCACCGCTACCGCCGAATATGACTACATCGTCGTCGGGAGCGGTCCCGGCGGTGGTCCCCTCGCCGCCGATCTCGCCCGGGCCGGGTACTCCACACTGTTGATCGAAGCCGGCGGTGACGAGGGCGACAACCCGACCTACGCCGAGATCGCCTGGTTCAACGAGGCGGCCAACGACGAAGCCACTCGTTGGGATTTCTGGGTCAAGCACTACGACGATCCCGAGGAAGACCGCAAGTTCAAGCACACCACCTGGGACACGGGCGACGGCACCTTTTACGTCGGCCTCGACCCCCCAGAGGGAGCCAAGTACCTCGGCATCCAATACCCACGCGCTGCTGTTTTGGGTGGTTGCGCCATGCACAACGCTGCCGTCTGCACCCTCCCGGCAGACGACGATTGGaacatcatcgtcaacaagACCGGTGACGCCAGCTGGTCGGCGAGCAACATGCGCAAGTACCTCAAAAAGATCGAGCGCAACCAGTACCTCCCCCCCGGAGACCCCAACAGAGGATACGACGGCTGGCTCGCGACCTCGGTCGGCCCAACAGACTGGGCGCGCAACAGCTCCAACCCCGcgaccaccatcctcaagaaACTCGCCGCCCTCACCGGCCAAGACGAAACCCGCGCTGCTGACCTCCTGGGAACCGACATCCTGACCGAGatccccaacctcgacgagACCTCCTCCCTCTACAACCTCGCCCAACACGCCGACAGCACCGGCAAGCGCAACTCCCCCAACAACTACGTCCGCGCCACCCTCGCCGACCCAGCCAAGTATCCCCTGACTCTCAAACTCCACACCCTCGTCACCCGAGTCCTCTTCGACGAATCCACCGTCGGCGTCCCGGGCGTCACCCCCCGTGCCATCGGCGTCGAAATAATGCAGGGCCAATCCCTCTACAAAGCAGACCCCAAACACAACGGCCAAACCgcccccaaatcccaaatcctcgccgcccgcgAGGTCATCATCTCCGGCGGCGCCTTCAACTCCCCCCAGCTCCTCAAACTCTCCGGCATCGGCCCCAGAGACGAGCTCGCCAAGTTCAACATCCCCCTCGTCAAGCACCTGCCCGGAGTGGGCGAAAACCTAGGCGACAACTACGAGGGTTCCCTCCTAGCCATGGGGCAAACACCCGTCAATTCAGGCCTCATCACGGCCGTCTTCCGGACCCCCAACGCACCCGACGCGAGACGCAACATCTTCACCTGGTGCggcgccttctccttcgAGGGCTTCTGGCCCGGCTTCCCCACCTGGCACGGCGCCGAGCAGTACACCTGTGCCCTGGTCCACATGCAGCCCAAATCCCAAGCCGGATCCGTCACCCTCCGGTCTGCCGACCCGCAGGACGTGCCCGAGATCAACTTCCGGTTTTTCAAGAATCAGGGTGATCAAGacctggaggagctggtcgCGGGGGCGAATATCCTGCGGGAGGCGATCAACTCCGTGCCGGAGCCAGTCGCGCCGTTTGTGGAGAGGCATCCTTGTGAGGGGGACAGGCGGGAGTCGGGGGAttgtggggaggaggttcaaAAGGAGTACTTCAAGAGCCAGGCGTACAGCCATCACGCCACGAGCACGTGCGCgattgggggggaggatgaggagatggctGTGTTGGATAGCAAGTTTAGGGTTCATGGGGTGAGGGggctgagggtggtggatgcgAGCGCTTTTCCTGTTGTTCCAGGGGCGTTTCCGAGTTGCCCGACTATGATGATTAGTGTTAAGGCGGCGGAGGATATTGTTGcggagaggaaggcggaggaAGGTGCGGCTGCGAGGATGTGA
- a CDS encoding uncharacterized protein (EggNog:ENOG503PA7B; COG:Q; CAZy:AA1): MPGVNDLSDIPLTTTVVDRDQLQQAVHLQEPLPSFHHGVIIVDFDPNMRLQDVLLAAVIARVYGNPDPLSEAKLETPAGGFDWDPAEADPVDHGGYTSSWHHKLHSRDEASHRGLTFHPEGAPGNFRCHYPQLDPEIWESCNRANSRTCWLRMKRPDSEGRIYGYDIHTNYEVAAPTGVSRYYTIDVATGVIYPDGFPKQALLFNGTYPGPRLEACWGDELVITVKNSLPNMGTQIHWHGIRQLFTNDMDGVAVTQCPIARGHTFQYKFRVLQYGSAWYHSHYSLQYSDGLCGPLVIHGPASANYDVEAEQTLMVSDWVRDSAFSEFHQEKTNEIAKANVKMDTFLLNGKAGMNAVGGPGNSPRDVEAYSVTRFTSGKKHRLRLINSGSGATFVVSIDDHQFTVIANDLVPIRPYTTDRLVIAVGQRFDVIVDGQREGTGNYWLRAQPADGCNAFKKGVFNSTAGANTTYPLDTRVGIISYPSLRSLALPASLSTTTDFSCLDAQSSMVPVVPWTIAREPLNPLSLSTFYNARQTVPDQTLGQSGNYSHWLLRLDPNIEHQTGKSMHSPFWLDFSNPTLLNLTGAAANPSYNIVYYPYRREGFIYMIIDSSLLPGTHPSQLGSQIVPNRGAHPMHWHGTDVVILGQSNERFDPVTSPGTWNYENPPRRDTVVVPGGGGYVAVAFRPDNPGVWLVHCHISWHASSGLALQMVIQGEGGVDGGIYGVLGRRAVDRLVGGCEEWEGDLGRGDLEEMVEKDDSGI, translated from the exons ATGCCGGGCGTGAATGACCTCTCTGATATCCCACTGACCACTACCGTGGTTGATAGGGACCAGCTCCAGCAGGCAGTCCACCTCCAAGagcccctcccctcctttcACCACGGAGTGATTATTGTCGACTTTGACCCCAACATGAGACTTCAAGATGTGCTGCTCGCCGCTGTCATAGCGCGAGTGTACGGAAATCCGGACCCCCTATCCGAAGCCAAACTCGAGACGCCTGCTGGGGGATTCGATTGGGATCCTGCCGAGGCTGACCCTGTTGACCATGGGGGATATACCAGCAGCTGGCATCACAAGCTTCACAGTCGTGATGAGGCGTCACACCGTGGATTGACGTTCCATCCTGAGGGCGCACCGGGCAACTTTCGATGTCACTATCCACAGCTTGACCCTGAGATTTGGGAGTCATGCAACAGGGCAAACTCTCGGACGTGTTGGTTGAGAATGAAGAGGCCGGACAGTGAGGGGAGAATTTACGGTTATGATATTCACACCAACT ATGAGGTTGCTGCGCCCACTGGCGTCTCGCGATAC TACACTATTGATGTTGCGACTGGAGTGATCTACCCAGATGGCTTCCCGAAACAAGCATTGTTGTTCAACGGCACCTACCCAGGACCTCGTCTCGAGGCATGCTGGGGTGATGAACTCGTCATCACTGTCAAgaactccctccccaacatgGGCACCCAGATCCACTGGCACGGAATCCGACAACTGTTCACCAACGACATGGACGGGGTTGCCGTCACTCAGTGTCCCATTGCCCGAGGCCACACCTTCCAGTACAAGTTCAGGGTGCTCCAATACGGGTCGGCGTGGTACCACAGCCATTATTCACTTCAATACAGCGACGGTCTCTGTGGTCCTCTTGTTATCCATGGCCCTGCCAGTGCCAACTATGATGTCGAGGCTGAGCAGACGTTGATGGTGTCTGACTGGGTGCGTGACAGTGCCTTCAGCGAGTTCCATCAAGAAAAGACCAACGAAATTGCAAAGGCAAACGTCAAGATGGACACGTTCCTCCTGAACGGAAAGGCAGGCATGAATGCAGTTGGTGGACCGGGAAACTCACCAAGAGACGTTGAAGCCTACAGCGTGACACGGTTCACCTCTGGCAAGAAACACCGTCTCCGTCTCATCAACAGCGGATCCGGCGCCACCTTTGTCGTCTCCATCGACGACCACCAGTTCACCGTCATCGCCAACGATCTTGTTCCTATCCGGCCCTACACCACCGACCGCTTGGTCATTGCCGTAGGCCAACGCTTCGACGTCATCGTCGACGGCCAAAGAGAAGGCACAGGCAACTACTGGCTCCGCGCCCAACCCGCCGACGGCTGCAACGCCTTCAAAAAGGGAGTGTTCAACTCGACCGCCGGCGCCAACACGACCTACCCCCTAGACACCCGCGTAGGCATCATCAGCTACCCGTCCCTCcgctccctcgccctccccgccagcctctcaaccaccaccgacttCTCCTGCCTAGACGCCCAATCCTCCATGGTCCCCGTAGTCCCCTGGACCATCGCCCGCGAGCCCCTCAACCCTTTGTCTCTCTCCACCTTCTACAACGCGCGCCAGACAGTCCCCGACCAAACCCTAGGCCAGTCAGGCAACTACTCCCACTGGCTCTTACGCTTAGACCCCAACATAGAACACCAAACCGGCAAGTCGATGCACTCCCCCTTCTGGCTCGacttctccaacccaaccctcctcaacctcaccggcGCGGCCGCAAACCCAAGCTACAACATCGTCTACTACCCTTACCGTCGCGAAGGGTTCATCTACATGATCATtgactcctccctcctcccagggACTCACCCCTCCCAACTAGGGTCACAGATCGTCCCCAACAGGGGTGCGCACCCGATGCACTGGCACGGGACAGATGTTGTCATCTTGGGGCAGTCAAACGAACGGTTCGATCCTGTGACGAGCCCGGGGACGTGGAATTATGAGAACCCGCCTAGGAGGGATACGGTTGTTGTTCCGGGGGGTGGCGGGTATGTAGCTGTTGCTTTTCGGCCGGACAATCCGGGGGTTTGGCTTGTTCATTGCCATATCAGCTGGCATGCTAGTAGTGGGTTGGCGTTGCAGATGGTGAttcagggggaggggggggtggacgGGGGGATTTAtggggttttggggaggagggcggtggataGGCTTGTTGGGGGGTgtgaggagtgggagggggatttggggaggggggacttggaagagatggtggagaaggaTGATTCAgggatttga
- a CDS encoding uncharacterized protein (EggNog:ENOG503NWPH; MEROPS:MER0001495; COG:G), with the protein MVQEPPTLSSMPKLCSWTRYVLILMCAKLPQCCCWCYQDGICYTNYAYIAMPCSAEEHIIRCAAQHTAERRLVRPRAERLEQLFDISRNLKVKYEGNSWAGDDILLSLSTTMKPINELTILSLFLTAASAASILFKGGTVIAFNKQTQGLRVLREGSVLVENDRITGVYDSTPTRIPPRTEIVDIAGKIITPGFIDTHRHGWQTVFKTMASNTSLLEFFGRYSSFVAPFFWNATDIYDSQLAGLYEALNAGVTTSLDHATHTWSKDAAEAGLQACIDSGARVFWGFTFANITGLITIEELYSVFRNMAGKTGLRSSPTTLGIAYDGWGPNPNVGEINKIMALARELNVSVITTHSLQGPWGFSNSPEDIHALNYLNISTPIVFSHASFLTPTGADLLRSTNQYVSITPESEMHYGQTHPVAYSIQDQASLGIDTHITFSTDILTQARIWLQQARYERYLDVLEQGKLPASNPMSVEQAFLLATRNGALALRRDDLGGIFVGGKADLVVWDGDSPGMLGWVDPVAAVILHASVGDIDAVLVDGKWVKRGGKLVARGWPEARARFLRTAKRLQGVWRGMPLPEAPAEFNGSPVVHPERVDVVRGPGDGYGNVYI; encoded by the exons ATGGTACAGGAACCACCGACCTTGTCGTCTATGCCCAAGTTATGCAGTTGGACACGTTATGTCTTGATACTAATGTGCGCCAAGCTTCCacagtgttgttgttggtgctaTCAAGACGGGATATGTTACACAAACTATGCATATATTGCAATGCCTTGCAGTGCCGAAGAGCATATTATTCGCTGCGCCGCTCAACACACGGCAGAGAGACGCCTGGTTCGGCCGAGGGCTGAGAGGCTTGAACAGCTCTTCGACATCTCACGCAACCTGAAAGTCAAATATGAGGGCAACTCTTGGGCCGGTGATGACATTCTTCTCTCCCTATCGACAACGATGAAGCCCATCAACGAATTAACCATCTTGTCCCTGTTCCTCACTGCGGCGAGCGCAGCATCGATACTCTTCAAAGGTGGAACCGTCATTGCCTTCAACAAACAAACTCAAGGTTTACGCGTTCTCCGGGAAGGCTCAGTTCTCGTCGAGAATGACCGCATCACTGGCGTATATGATTCAACACCAACCCGCATCCCTCCCCGGACCGAGATCGTCGACATCGCCGGCAAGATCATCACTCCAGGGTTCATCGACACCCACCGCCATGGATGGCAGACAGTCTTCAAGACCATGGCCTCCAACACCAGCCTCCTTGAGTTCTTTGGCCGCTACAGCTCGTTTGTAGCCCCCTTTTTCTGGAATGCCACAGACATTTATGACAGCCAGCTTGCCGGTCTGTACGAGGCCCTGAACGCGGGCGTCACGACTTCGCTTGACCATGCCACTCACACCTGGTCCAAAGACGCTGCTGAGGCGGGTCTCCAGGCCTGTATCGACAGTGGGGCGAGAGTGTTCTGGGGATTCACCTTTGCCAATATTACTGGATTGATCACAATTGAAGAGCTGTATTCAGTCTTCCGGAACATGGCTGGCAAAACAGGACTGAGAAGCTCCCCTACTACTCTGGGCATTGCCTACGACGGCTGGGGCCCGAACCCGAATGTTGGGGAAATCAACAAAATCATGGCGCTTGCGAG GGAGCTCAATGTATCAGTCATCAcaacccactccctccaAGGACCCTGGGGCT TCAGCAACTCCCCCGAAGACATCCACGCCCTAAACTAcctcaacatctccacccccatcgtcttctcccacgcctccttcctcacccccaccGGCGCCGACCTGCTACGGTCCACCAATCAGTACgtctccatcacccccgAGTCAGAGATGCACTACGGCCAAACTCACCCAGTCGCCTACTCCATCCAGGACCAAGCCTCCCTCGGCATCGACACTCACATCACATTCAGCACCGACATCCTCACCCAAGCCCGCATCTGGCTTCAACAGGCGCGGTACGAGCGCTATCTTGACGTGCTCGAGCAGGGAAAGCTACCAGCTAGCAATCCCATGTCGGTCGAGCAGGCATTCCTGCTCGCTACTAGGAACGGGGCCCTGGCGCTGAGACGTGATGATTTGGGTGGGATTTTTGTGGGTGGGAAGGCTGACttggtggtgtgggatgGGGATTCGCCGGGGATGCTGGGGTGGGTTGATCCTGTTGCTGCCGTGATTCTTCATGCAAGTGTGGGTGATATTGACGCTgtgttggtggatgggaagtGGGTTAAGCGGGGGGGTAAGCTCGTCGCGCGGGGCTGGCCCgaggcgagggcgaggtttTTAAGGACGGCGAAGAGGCTTCAGGGGGTGTGGAGGGGTATGCCGTTGCCGGAGGCGCCGGCAGAGTTTAATGGGAGCCCGGTTGTGCACCCGGAGAGGGTGGATGTGGTTAGGGGGCCGGGGGATGGGTATGGGAATGTTTACATTTGA
- a CDS encoding uncharacterized protein (COG:S; EggNog:ENOG503P22P) — translation MTPADLGTATTTGATTTAPFPFAETTSQRIACSALVTGYYQCGSYESEGCCPTGYACAEEMDRCIIPSTPSTNVDFTGRCFGLLGYGQCDEEAGGGCCPSSYACLDGSCMLTHKVQKTLTSWVSYGSVEAGTTPSIFVMDYSYPPDIQVSLTRLFNAAPMMTTDPFFEGTTTSPLLEGTYTISRLPTGIDTEPKGGLGTGIIVGIVVSCVAVGLMIIAGLFFFVRRQRRNRKEDGDSKGSPAAELAEKSIVELAEKSDVYEVDTRRVFEADTERYTHEMACNDIKTEA, via the exons ATGACGCCCGCCGACCTCGGAACCGCCACCACGACAGGCGCTACGACTACTGCTCCTTTCCCGTTCGCCGAAACAACTTCCCAGAGGATCGCCTGTAGCGCGCTGGTAACGGGGTATTACCAGTGTGGGAGCTACGAAAGTGAAGGATGCTGTCCCACGGGGTATGCCTGTGCCGAAGAGATGGATCGGTGCATCATCCCCAGCACTCCGTCGACCAACGTGGATTTTACTGGGAGATGCTTCGGGCTGTTGGGGTATGGGCAATgtgatgaggaggcgggag GAGGCTGTTGCCCTTCCTCCTACGCCTGCCTGGACGGCAGCTGCATGCTCACGCACAAGGTTCAGAAAACACTCACCAGCTGGGTGTCATACGGGAGTGTCGAGGCTGGGACAACACCCTCGATTTTTGTGATGGACTACTCTTATCCGCCGGATATACAGGTGTCTCTCACCCGTCTTTTCAATGCGGCTCCTATGATGACTACCGATCCTTTCTTCGAAGGGACCACTACCAGCCCTCTTCTCGAGGGGACATACACGATTTCCAGGCTTCCAACAGGTATCGATACGGAACCGAAAGGAGGCTTAGGGACGGGGATTATTGTGGGAATTGTTGTTTCTTGCGTTGCGGTTGGCCTGATGATCATTGCGGGGCTGTTCTTCTTTGTtcgacgacagcgacgaAACAGAAAGGAGGACGGCGACAGCAAAGGTAGCCCTGCAGCGGAACTGGCTGAGAAGTCCATTGTTGAGCTGGCGGAAAAGTCTGATGTGTACGAAGTAGACACACGGAGGGTGTTTGAGGCGGACACGGAGCGATACACGCACGAGATGGCTTGCAACGACATCAAAACAGAAGCGTGA
- a CDS encoding uncharacterized protein (EggNog:ENOG503NWXD; COG:G), translated as MESTASKQLPQTTKGNMTQPRPLSTFSSASTHVDILTPITPPTITPSLTLSTTLAPPVDPENGVSTKEMIVDSPPEGGLQAWLTVAGSFCITTAVYGLSNSVGVIQPYWAQHHLSSFPIQDIAWISGANIFLCLFLGVQVGPWFDRFGPRWLLMAGSLVYLAGLVGLGFLPEESDVHVRQGVRAPGVMYGLLMLLWAIVMGSGAALCCTVALSVLAHWFEKKRGLAAGIVFVGSSVGGAAFPLVLRTTLPKLGWAWSMRILALIVASLLSIGNILIKGRIKGRRGSGAINFACFRDASFLWTTVGCFSMCLLDFGLGSGVGRLVAGAISDKIGRFNTMILTTIFSIITTFAVWMLVETDRMWLIYLFAALFGFGTGCVISIGPICVGQLTVPSKFGQYYGTSYSVVSFS; from the exons ATGGAAAGCACGGCCTCAAAGCAGCTACCACAGACGACAAAGGGCAACATGACGCAGCCACGACCGTTGTCGACCTTCTCGTCGGCCTCCACCCATGTCGATATCCTTACCCCCATTACTCCCCCAAcgatcaccccctccctaaccctcagcaccaccctcgcgCCTCCTGTGGACCCAGAAAACGGCGTGTCAACAAAGGAGATGATAGTAGACTCGCCACCAGAAGGTGGCCTGCAAGCGTGGTTGACAGTTGCTGGATCCTTCTGCATCACCACAGCCGTGTACGGATTGAGCAACTCTGTCGGTGTCATCCAACCCTACTGGGCCCAGCACCATCTGTCCTCCTTTCCGATCCAAGACATCGCCTGGATCTCAGGCGCCAACATCTTCCTGTGTTTGTTTCTGGGCGTCCAGGTCGGCCCATGGTTTGACCGGTTCGGTCCGAGATGGCTGCTGATGGCGGGTAGTCTGGTGTACTTAGCTGGACTTGTCGGGCTAGGCTTCCTGCCAGAAGAGAGCGATGTCCATGTCAGACAGGGCGTGCGAGCTCCGGGTGTCATGTATGGTCTTTTGATGCTTCTTTGGGCTATCGTCATGGGTTCGGGGGCGGCTTTATGCTGCACTGTTGCTCTCTCTGTTCTCGCGCACTGGTTCgaaaagaagagggggttggcggcAGGGATTGTCTTTGTTGGTAGCAGCGTTGGGGGTGCTGCTTTTccgttggtgttgaggacCACGCTGCCCAAGTTGGGATGGGCATGGAGCATGAGGATCCTGGCTCTCATTGTGGCATCGCTGTTGAGTATCGGGAACATCCTGATCAAGGGTCGCATCAAGGGTCGACGGGGGTCGGGGGCGATCAACTTTGCATGTTTTCGAGATGCTAGCTTTCTGTGGACGACTGTTGGTTGCTTCAGTATGTGCCTTCTCGACTTTGGACT AGGCTCAGGAGTTGGGCGGCTGGTGGCGGGTGCCATCTCGGACAAGATTGGCCGGTTCAACACCATGATCTTgaccaccatcttctccatcatcacaacaTTTGCCGTCTGGATGTTGGTGGAAACGGACAGGATGTGGCTAATCTACCTGTTCGCAGCcctcttcggcttcggcacCGGTTGTGTCATCAGCATCGGGCCGATCTGTGTTGGGCA ACTCACTGTTCCCAGCAAGTTTGGGCAGTACTACGGTACAAGTTACAGCGTGGTCAGCTTTTCGTAA